Proteins encoded within one genomic window of Bradyrhizobium sp. 186:
- a CDS encoding branched-chain amino acid ABC transporter permease: MQALFAQLLVGLINGSFYALLSLGLAVIFGMLNIINFAHGALYMMGAFVAYFLLNNDYLSIGYWPALIVAPIVVGIFGMILERTMLQWLTGLDHLYGLLLTFGIALIVQGVFQNYFGSSGLPYAIPDQLKGGMNLGFMFLPVYRGWVVIFSLVVCIATWFLIEKTRLGAYLRAATENPTLVRAFGINVPRMITLTYGLGVGLAALAGVLSAPINQVRPLMGADLIIVVFAVVVIGGMGSIMGSIITGFALGVIEGLTKYFYPEASNTVVFVLMVLVLLVKPTGLTGRAA; this comes from the coding sequence ATGCAGGCTCTTTTTGCTCAGCTACTGGTAGGACTGATCAACGGCTCGTTTTACGCGCTGCTCAGTCTCGGGCTTGCCGTGATCTTCGGCATGCTCAACATCATCAATTTCGCCCATGGCGCGCTCTACATGATGGGCGCGTTCGTCGCCTATTTTCTGCTCAACAATGATTATCTCAGTATTGGCTACTGGCCAGCATTGATCGTCGCTCCGATTGTCGTCGGCATTTTCGGCATGATCCTGGAACGGACCATGCTGCAATGGCTGACCGGGCTCGACCATCTCTATGGCCTGCTGCTGACCTTCGGCATCGCGCTGATCGTGCAGGGCGTGTTCCAGAACTACTTTGGTTCGTCCGGCCTGCCTTACGCCATTCCGGATCAGCTCAAGGGCGGGATGAATCTCGGCTTCATGTTCCTGCCCGTCTATCGCGGCTGGGTCGTCATCTTCTCGCTGGTGGTGTGCATTGCGACGTGGTTCCTGATCGAGAAGACGCGGCTCGGCGCCTATTTGCGCGCCGCGACGGAAAACCCGACGTTGGTGCGCGCTTTCGGCATCAACGTGCCGCGCATGATCACGCTCACCTACGGATTGGGCGTCGGCCTTGCTGCGCTCGCCGGCGTGCTCTCGGCGCCGATCAACCAGGTGCGGCCGCTGATGGGCGCCGACCTCATCATCGTCGTGTTCGCGGTGGTGGTGATCGGCGGCATGGGTTCGATCATGGGATCGATCATCACCGGCTTCGCGCTCGGCGTGATCGAGGGCCTGACCAAGTATTTTTACCCCGAGGCCTCCAACACCGTCGTGTTCGTGCTGATGGTGCTGGTACTCTTGGTGAAGCCAACGGGAT
- a CDS encoding ABC transporter ATP-binding protein translates to MPETAIAEAPAKAATGGNILQVRNLEAWYGESHILHGINFDVNAGEVVTLLGRNGAGKTTTLKSIMGIIGKRTGSVKFNNQDIIRTTSDKIARMGIAFCPEERGIFSSLDVRENLLLPPVVRAGGLPLEQIFDLFPNLKERLNSQGTKLSGGEQQMLAIARILRTGASFLMLDEPTEGLAPVIIQQIGHTIARLKKEGFTILLVEQNFRFASTVADRYYVVEHGKIIDGFSNSELAANMDKLHTYLGV, encoded by the coding sequence ATGCCTGAGACTGCGATTGCGGAAGCTCCGGCAAAGGCTGCGACCGGCGGCAACATCCTTCAGGTCCGCAACCTGGAAGCCTGGTACGGCGAATCCCACATCCTGCACGGGATCAATTTCGACGTGAATGCAGGGGAGGTCGTTACCCTGCTCGGGCGTAACGGCGCCGGCAAGACGACCACGCTGAAGTCGATCATGGGCATCATCGGCAAGCGCACCGGCTCGGTGAAGTTCAACAACCAGGACATCATCCGCACGACCTCGGACAAGATCGCGCGGATGGGTATCGCGTTCTGCCCGGAAGAGCGGGGAATTTTCTCCAGTCTCGACGTGCGGGAGAACCTGCTGCTGCCGCCGGTGGTACGTGCAGGCGGATTGCCGCTCGAACAGATCTTCGATCTGTTTCCGAACCTGAAGGAACGCCTCAACAGCCAGGGAACCAAGCTGTCCGGCGGCGAGCAGCAGATGCTCGCGATCGCGCGCATCCTGCGCACCGGGGCCAGCTTCCTGATGCTGGACGAGCCGACCGAAGGTTTGGCGCCGGTCATCATCCAGCAGATCGGTCACACCATTGCGCGGCTCAAGAAGGAGGGCTTCACGATCCTCCTGGTCGAGCAGAACTTCCGGTTCGCGTCCACCGTCGCCGACCGCTATTATGTGGTCGAGCACGGCAAAATCATTGACGGATTTTCCAATTCGGAGCTCGCCGCCAATATGGACAAGCTTCATACCTATCTCGGCGTATGA
- a CDS encoding ABC transporter substrate-binding protein: MKHSISGMLLGAALAIGATSGAVAQDKTIKIGVLTDNSGLYADLGGPGSTVAAQMAIEDSGLAAKGWKIDLISADHQNKPDIGSAIARQWIDVEKVDIFMDVLNSGVALAVNNIVKEKNSILIDTGAATSDLTNAQCSPNTIHWVYDTYMLANSTGQALVKAGGDTWYFLTADYAFGHALERDTAAVVVKSGGKVIGTVRHPLNTADFSSFLLQAQASKAKVIGMANAGGDTTNTIKQAAEFGIVSGGQKLAGLLLFITDVHALGLKVAQGLNFTETFYWDMNDGTRAFSKRFSERMKNKAMPSMVQAGVYSGLIHYFKALEAMGGNPHDGAKAVAKMKEMPTDDALFGQGTIRVDGRKLHPAYLFEVKKPEESKGPWDYYKLIGTTPGDQAFRPLSESACPLVKK, from the coding sequence ATGAAGCATAGCATTTCAGGGATGTTGCTTGGTGCGGCGCTGGCGATCGGCGCAACGAGCGGGGCAGTCGCGCAGGACAAGACGATCAAGATCGGCGTGCTCACCGACAATTCGGGGCTCTATGCCGACCTGGGCGGCCCCGGCTCGACGGTGGCGGCGCAGATGGCCATCGAGGATTCCGGGCTTGCAGCCAAGGGATGGAAGATCGACCTGATCTCCGCCGACCATCAGAACAAGCCCGACATCGGCTCCGCGATTGCCCGGCAATGGATCGACGTCGAGAAGGTCGACATCTTCATGGATGTCTTGAACTCCGGCGTTGCGCTGGCGGTCAACAATATCGTCAAGGAGAAGAATTCCATCCTGATCGACACCGGCGCGGCGACGTCGGATCTCACCAACGCGCAATGCTCGCCGAATACGATCCACTGGGTCTACGACACCTACATGCTCGCGAACAGCACGGGGCAGGCGCTAGTGAAGGCGGGCGGCGACACCTGGTACTTCCTGACTGCGGACTATGCCTTCGGACATGCGCTCGAGCGCGACACTGCTGCGGTCGTGGTGAAATCGGGCGGCAAGGTGATCGGCACCGTCAGGCATCCCCTGAATACCGCAGACTTCTCCTCGTTCCTGCTTCAAGCGCAGGCGTCGAAAGCTAAGGTCATCGGCATGGCGAATGCCGGCGGCGACACCACCAACACGATCAAGCAGGCGGCTGAATTCGGCATCGTTTCGGGCGGCCAGAAGCTCGCCGGCCTCCTTCTCTTCATCACTGACGTTCACGCGCTCGGCCTGAAGGTGGCGCAAGGGCTGAACTTCACTGAAACCTTCTATTGGGACATGAACGACGGCACCCGTGCCTTCTCTAAGCGCTTCTCCGAGCGCATGAAGAACAAGGCGATGCCCTCGATGGTGCAGGCCGGCGTCTATTCGGGCCTGATCCACTATTTCAAGGCGCTGGAGGCGATGGGCGGCAATCCGCACGACGGGGCCAAGGCGGTCGCCAAGATGAAGGAGATGCCGACGGACGACGCGCTGTTCGGCCAGGGTACGATCCGCGTGGACGGCCGCAAGCTCCATCCTGCCTATCTGTTCGAGGTCAAGAAGCCCGAGGAATCCAAGGGCCCCTGGGACTATTACAAGCTGATCGGCACGACCCCGGGTGACCAGGCCTTCCGACCGCTCTCGGAGAGTGCTTGTCCGTTGGTGAAGAAGTAA
- a CDS encoding ABC transporter ATP-binding protein, translating to MADEFILETEGLTKEFAGFFAVRDVALKVRRGSIHALIGPNGAGKTTCFNLLTKFLKPSAGKILYKGQDITAMAPADVARMGLVRSFQISAVFPHLTALENVRVALQRQHGSSFDFWRSKSVLNGFNDRARELLNDVGLSEFANTPAVEMPYGRKRALEIATTLALDPEMMLLDEPMAGMGHEDIDKIAALIKRISAKYTILMVEHNLSVVANLSDIITVLTRGQVLAQGHYSELTKDERVKEAYLGAGHA from the coding sequence TTGGCCGATGAGTTCATTCTCGAAACGGAAGGCTTGACCAAGGAGTTCGCGGGCTTCTTTGCCGTCCGCGACGTTGCGCTCAAGGTTCGTCGTGGGAGCATTCACGCGTTGATTGGCCCGAACGGGGCCGGCAAGACGACGTGCTTTAATCTCTTGACCAAGTTCCTCAAGCCGTCAGCCGGGAAAATCCTGTACAAGGGGCAGGATATCACCGCGATGGCGCCGGCCGACGTGGCGCGCATGGGACTGGTACGTTCGTTCCAGATTTCGGCGGTGTTTCCGCATCTCACCGCGCTTGAAAACGTTCGCGTCGCGCTCCAGCGCCAGCACGGCAGCTCGTTTGATTTCTGGCGCTCCAAGTCCGTGCTCAATGGCTTCAACGATCGCGCGCGTGAACTGTTGAACGATGTTGGCCTCAGCGAGTTTGCCAATACGCCCGCGGTCGAAATGCCCTATGGGCGCAAGCGGGCACTTGAGATCGCAACCACGCTCGCGCTCGACCCGGAGATGATGCTGCTGGACGAGCCGATGGCCGGCATGGGCCACGAGGATATCGACAAGATCGCGGCGCTGATCAAGCGCATCTCGGCGAAGTACACCATCCTGATGGTCGAGCACAATCTGAGCGTCGTGGCCAATCTCTCCGACATCATCACCGTGCTGACGCGCGGGCAGGTGCTTGCGCAGGGCCATTACAGCGAACTCACCAAGGACGAGCGCGTCAAGGAAGCCTATCTGGGAGCGGGTCATGCCTGA